CCGCGCACTGTCCATTCCTTCGGTCTTCCTCATGCTCATGTACGTTCGTCCGGGCATCGGCGGATTCGCCGCGGTCCTCCTCGGCGGTTCGGTTGTCCTGGTCCTGAACATGACCCTGTACAACGTCGTCACGAGTTCCCTGATGCCCAAGTCCTGCCGGGGCGCCGGAACTTCCCTCGGTTACGGAATCGGCGTCGCCATCTTCGGCGGCACGGCTTCCTACCTCCTGGTCTGGCTCCAGTCCATGAATGCATCGTGGATCTTCCCGGTTTACGTCGCCGTCCTGTCCGTGTTGAGCATTGTGTTCTACGTACTCGCCCGGCGGAAGAATGGCATCTTCATTGGAAGCTAGGAATGTGATCTCGTTCGACCTCAGCCAGTCCGATGTGGAGCTCTACACCGCGGCGCGTCAACTGCTCCTCACCGCCCACCACGGCGAAAACCATCGGGTGGCCGCGGCCATGCGGGGCGAGTCGGGAGCGATCTACCTGGGCCTTCACATCGGCTCGAAACGAATCAACGTGTGTGCGGAATCCAGCGCCCTCGCCAATGCCCGCATTGCCCAGGAAGCCTCCATCCGGTCATCCGTCGCAGTGAGCATGGACGAATACGGCGAACCCCAGGTCACAAATCCTTGCGGCGTTTGCCGGGAGCTGCTGCGGAACTATGGGGCCGAGGCAACTGTCCTGGTTGATGCCGGGGGAGAGGTTGGAAGCGTCGGCTTGGAGGAACTCCTGCCGTATCCCTGGATGCGGGCCACCGAGACCGAATGGACCACCCAACCGCCCGAAGCCATGAAGTCGTACTGACTGCAAGAAAAATGGCCGGGACTCATGAGTCCCGGCCATTTCTGCAGTTCGGCGCTATTTGACCAAGCGCTATTTGACCAGGTGCTTTTTGACCGGGTTCAGCCAACGCTTGGACATCAGCGCTTTGTGGGTGCGTCTACGGACGAGAGAGGTTCGGCCCAGCCAATTCCGGACGCGGGGCTGCCCCTCTTCGGCCGGGGAAGGGGAGGAGACTTCCGGCGCTGCCCCTGATGCGGCCGGCTGGCTCGGACACAGGTCCGTGATCAGTCCCATCCCCGCGCATGCGCGCACTTCGCGGATTCCCACCACTGCGGCGCGTTTGGTCTCAAAACCCTTCGAGACCGCCATGACGGTCCCGTCCGCTGCCTTCAGCCGGAACCTGTAGCGTTCCCGGGCATCGACAAACAGTTCAAACTTCCCAGCCATTCGCTGACCTCCCCAATAGACACATATGGTCGTCCTCTAATGGACCGTACCCGGCGGTCACCCAAAAAACAAAGCACCCTTAGTATTTTAGGTGAAATGCCGCCCGGATGCCGGATCCGCGGCGTGTGGTTGCCGGATGAGGTACTGACGTGTAACTTTGGCGATGCAAAGCAACCTTAGTAATACCCGCCACCGCCGGGTCCGCGGTTCAGCAGGAGGTACAGCAGTGGGAATCGGATCATCCATCTTCCTTATCGCGATAGGCGCCATCCTGGCCTTCGCCATCCCCGGAGATGTCGTGTCTTTCATCGACCTCCATATGGTCGGCTACATCCTCATGGTCGTCGGGGTCATCGGCTTGATCGTTTCCCTTTTCGTGTTCGGCCCGCGCCGGACCCGCCGAATCAGCGAAAGCCGTGCCACAGTCGATCCGGTCACGGGTGACCGCATCGTGACCCGGGACACCCGCGACGGCGGAATCTAGCAACAGCAGGAACAAAGGGGAGGGTCGGCGTGCCGACCCTCCCCTTTTCGATGCACCGGACGGTAGTCAAACGGGCCGTTGCCGTCCGGCCCGCCCGTGGGGGACCATCGAGGCATGACCAAATACCTCATCTCGTTCCCGAGCGAAGCCATGGTGCTCACCGAGGAGGAGTTCCCGATCGTCTCCGCCGAAGCCCACGCAGTGATCGAGGACGCGAAGAAAGCAGGCGTCTACGTCTTCGGCGGCGGGATCGACGAGGAAACCGATCCCGTGCTGGTTTCCGCCGACGGCTCTGTGAGCACCGATATCTATCCGGGCTCCGAACTCAAGGGCGGGTTCACCGTGCTGGAACTACCGACGCGCGGGGACGCGGTCGAGTGGGCGAGGAAGATCGCGGTGGCATGCCGTTGCCCGCAGGAGCTCCGCGAGTTCATGTACGACCCCCAGAGCTAGCTTTCGTCAGCTCAGCGCCGGTTCCTAACCGCCGTTTCCCTTGCCGTTGCCCTTGTGGCGTCCCGGTGCCGGTGCCACCGGAACAGGCGCAGCCGGCGTCGATGCCTCCTCAATGGTCGGTGAGGGCGTTGGCGTCGGGGCGCTGGGCGTGCTCGTTGCCGAGACGGACGGGTCCGGCGCGGCGGGAGCAGGCGGCTGGAAGGCGCTCAGGCCAACGATCACCAGGGCGGCGGTCAGAAGTGCGGCGCCGACAGCCCATGCCGATCTGCGCGCCCGGCTTACGGGCTTCCCCCGCCTCGCCGTCGCCTCGGGCCGCACCTGCATCCGGATGGTTGCCTTGGCGGTGCGGGGCGGGCGATCGGGCATGCGGGGAAGGGCCTGCGTGGCTCCGTTGGGGCCAGCGGGCGTCGCTGCTGGGACGCCGGAACTGAAGGCGCTCCGAAGTGCTTGCTCAACCTCTAGTGCGCCAGGCCGTGCAGAGGGTTCAGTCAATGTCATGGCGGTGAGGAGGTCAACCCAGCGCGTCCCCAAGGCCTCCGGTACACGGGGTGGGCGGTGGAGCCTCGCAACGGCCGACTCCACGCTGGTTCCCGGATATTCGAGCTTTCCGGTGAGGCATTCGAGGAGTAGAAGTCCGAGGGAGTAGATATCGCTTGACGGTCCGAGGACAGAGCCGGTGGCCTGTTCCGGGCTCAGGTATGCGGCGGTTCCCACCATCGTTCCTGTTGCCGTCAGGCGCGTTCCCTCGATGATGCGGGCGATCCCGAAGTCGGTGAGCTTGGGCCGGATGGCGGATCCTACGGGGGCGTCAGGCAGGAGGACATTCGCGGGTTTGATGTCGCGGTGAATGATCCCGCGCCCATGGACGTATTCCAAGGCCGACGCCAGATCCGCCCCTATGTGGGCTACGTCCTGGGGGGACAGCGGTCGGCCCCGCAATCTGGCATACAGGTCCGGACCGTGAATCAGTTCCATGGTGAGGAATGTCCGGGCATGCTCTTGGTCGCGCTGGTCGGTACCGGCGTCGAAGAGAGTGACGAGGGACGGATGGTTGAAAGTCGCCAGGAGCCGCATCTCGTTTTCATGCCGGGCAAGCTCGTCCGGCCCGCCGAGCTGGGGAGAAAAGAGCTTCAGCGCCACGTCGCGGCCTAGCCTCTCATCCTGCGCCCGGTACACCGACGCGGTCGCGCCGCGGCCGATCAAGGTTCCCAGCCTGTACCGACCAGCTACAAGGGCATCGCTATCTCCCGTGATGGGGCCACTCGGCACGGTTTCACCTCGCCTTCTTCGAACCGACAAATCCCGCGTCTTCATGGCAAACCGGTCCGGCCGAGGCTTCACGCGAGGGCCGGATGCGACTGACGCAAACCTCATCATACGGCCGGCCACAGCATTGCTCCCACGGCTGCCGGGTTGCCCGGACCGGTTGAGCGTCGGGTAGCCGGGGAGTAGGGTGGCCCCACCCACCTCGCACCACCATTTGAGGAGCGACCATGTCACATCGCAAACTCCGACTGGCCACCATGACGGCAGTACTCGCGCTGAGCGTGACGAGCGGCGCCGTCACAAACCCCGCCTTTGCCGATACGCGCCAGACTGAAAAGACCGCCACCGCCACCGGGTACGGCGGCGCGGTCAGCACCGTAGACCCTGAAGCATCCGCCGCCGCCATCGAGGTCCTCCGCAAGGGCGGCAACGCAGCAGACGCCGCCGTCGCCGCCGCCGCGACGCTGGGCGTGACCGAACCGTACAGTGCCGGAATCGGCGGTGGCGGCTACTTCGTGTTCTACAACGCGAAGACCGGCAAGATCAGCACCATCGACGGGCGCGAGACCGCCCCGGCGGCGATGCCGCACGACGCGTTCATCGATCCCGCCACGGGGAAGCCGTACAACTTCACGCCCGAGCTCGTCACGAGCGGGGTTTCCGTGGGCGTCCCCGGCACCGCGGCCACGTGGCAACGTGCGCTGGACCGCTGGGGCACCTTGAGCCTTGGCGACGCCCTGCAGCCTGCCATCAAGGTCGCGACCCGAGGCTTCGTCGTCGACCCGACTTTCCGTCAACAAACACTCGACAACAAGCTCCGCTTCGCCGCGTTCAGCTCCACGAGCAAGCTGTACCTACCGGGAGGC
This genomic interval from Arthrobacter sp. FW306-2-2C-D06B contains the following:
- a CDS encoding serine/threonine-protein kinase; amino-acid sequence: MPSGPITGDSDALVAGRYRLGTLIGRGATASVYRAQDERLGRDVALKLFSPQLGGPDELARHENEMRLLATFNHPSLVTLFDAGTDQRDQEHARTFLTMELIHGPDLYARLRGRPLSPQDVAHIGADLASALEYVHGRGIIHRDIKPANVLLPDAPVGSAIRPKLTDFGIARIIEGTRLTATGTMVGTAAYLSPEQATGSVLGPSSDIYSLGLLLLECLTGKLEYPGTSVESAVARLHRPPRVPEALGTRWVDLLTAMTLTEPSARPGALEVEQALRSAFSSGVPAATPAGPNGATQALPRMPDRPPRTAKATIRMQVRPEATARRGKPVSRARRSAWAVGAALLTAALVIVGLSAFQPPAPAAPDPSVSATSTPSAPTPTPSPTIEEASTPAAPVPVAPAPGRHKGNGKGNGG
- a CDS encoding YegP family protein, giving the protein MAGKFELFVDARERYRFRLKAADGTVMAVSKGFETKRAAVVGIREVRACAGMGLITDLCPSQPAASGAAPEVSSPSPAEEGQPRVRNWLGRTSLVRRRTHKALMSKRWLNPVKKHLVK
- a CDS encoding YciI family protein; the encoded protein is MTKYLISFPSEAMVLTEEEFPIVSAEAHAVIEDAKKAGVYVFGGGIDEETDPVLVSADGSVSTDIYPGSELKGGFTVLELPTRGDAVEWARKIAVACRCPQELREFMYDPQS
- a CDS encoding DUF6458 family protein, producing MGIGSSIFLIAIGAILAFAIPGDVVSFIDLHMVGYILMVVGVIGLIVSLFVFGPRRTRRISESRATVDPVTGDRIVTRDTRDGGI